From the Halalkalicoccus sp. CGA53 genome, one window contains:
- a CDS encoding 30S ribosomal protein S5 encodes MARNNNGWEPRTRLGRKVRDGDITSMEQALDSGLPLKETEIVDQLLPGLEDEVLDINMVQRMTDSGRRVKFRCVCAVGNRDGFVGYAEGRDDQVGGAIQKAIGIAKLNIIKVERGSGSWEDRAGGQHSLLRKATGKAGSVTVEIMPAPKGLGLAAAPTVRHILELAGIEDAWTKSHGNTRTTINLAKATYNALQNASRARVPDRAAEVRREASD; translated from the coding sequence ATGGCGAGAAACAACAACGGATGGGAGCCCCGAACCCGTCTCGGCCGGAAGGTCAGAGACGGCGATATCACGTCGATGGAGCAGGCGCTCGACTCCGGGCTGCCGCTGAAGGAGACCGAGATCGTCGACCAGCTCCTTCCCGGACTCGAGGACGAGGTGCTCGACATCAACATGGTCCAGCGGATGACCGACTCCGGTCGGCGAGTCAAGTTCCGCTGTGTCTGTGCGGTCGGCAACCGCGACGGCTTCGTCGGCTACGCCGAGGGGCGTGACGATCAGGTCGGCGGCGCCATCCAGAAGGCGATCGGTATCGCGAAGCTGAACATCATCAAGGTCGAGCGCGGCAGCGGCTCCTGGGAGGACCGCGCCGGCGGTCAGCACTCGCTGCTACGGAAGGCGACCGGCAAGGCCGGCAGCGTCACCGTCGAGATCATGCCCGCGCCGAAGGGGCTCGGGCTGGCGGCGGCGCCGACCGTTCGACACATCCTCGAGCTCGCGGGGATCGAGGACGCCTGGACGAAGAGCCACGGCAACACCCGGACGACGATCAACCTCGCGAAGGCGACGTACAACGCCTTACAGAACGCCTCGCGGGCGCGGGTGCCCGACAGGGCGGCCGAAGTCAGACGGGAGGCGAGCGACTGA
- a CDS encoding 50S ribosomal protein L5 yields the protein MSSESESEGEFHAMREPVVEKVVVHMGVGTGGRELGHAEEILEDLTGQASVRTQAKKTVPEFGLRQGDPIGAKVTLRDEAAREFLADALPLGSISRNQFDQTGNVSFGIEEHTEFEGQEYDPTVGIYGLDVTVNMVRPGYRVAKRDVRTRSIPQDHRLTAEDAIAYLESEFDVEITDE from the coding sequence ATGAGCAGCGAATCGGAGTCCGAGGGCGAGTTCCACGCGATGCGAGAACCGGTCGTCGAGAAGGTCGTCGTCCACATGGGCGTCGGCACCGGCGGCCGCGAACTCGGCCACGCCGAGGAGATCCTCGAGGACCTCACGGGTCAGGCGTCGGTCAGAACGCAGGCGAAGAAGACGGTGCCCGAGTTCGGGCTGCGCCAGGGCGATCCGATCGGCGCGAAGGTAACGCTTCGCGACGAGGCCGCCCGCGAGTTCCTCGCGGACGCGCTGCCGCTCGGATCGATCTCGCGGAACCAGTTCGACCAGACCGGCAACGTCAGCTTCGGCATCGAGGAACACACCGAGTTCGAGGGCCAGGAGTACGATCCCACGGTGGGGATCTACGGCCTCGACGTCACCGTGAACATGGTTCGGCCGGGGTATCGGGTCGCGAAACGCGACGTCCGGACCCGGTCGATCCCACAGGACCACCGGCTCACCGCCGAGGACGCGATCGCGTACCTCGAGAGCGAGTTCGACGTGGAGATAACAGATGAGTGA
- a CDS encoding 30S ribosomal protein S8, producing MTTTDPFSNALSGLNNAESVGHLSHTVQPASNQIGAVLEVLYDRGYIAGFEYTEDGRAGTFEVELKGAINRCGAVKPRYSAGADEFEKWEKRYLPARDYGTLIVTTSHGIMSHYEAREAGVGGQVIAYVY from the coding sequence ATGACGACGACAGATCCGTTCAGCAACGCGCTCTCGGGGTTGAACAACGCCGAGAGCGTCGGACACCTCTCGCATACGGTACAGCCCGCCTCGAACCAGATCGGGGCCGTCCTGGAAGTGCTCTACGACCGCGGCTACATCGCGGGCTTCGAGTACACCGAGGACGGTCGCGCAGGCACGTTCGAGGTCGAACTGAAAGGTGCGATAAACCGCTGTGGTGCGGTCAAGCCCCGCTACTCGGCGGGCGCAGACGAGTTCGAGAAGTGGGAGAAGCGCTATCTCCCCGCCCGCGACTACGGGACGCTCATCGTCACGACCAGCCACGGCATCATGAGCCACTACGAGGCCCGCGAGGCGGGCGTCGGCGGCCAGGTGATCGCGTACGTCTACTAA
- the rplX gene encoding 50S ribosomal protein L24 translates to MSKQPRKQRTATAEAPLHERHKQVHATLSAELREDHGTRRTRINAGDTVEVLRGDFAGEEGEVLRVDLKGSVVHVEGVTVEKADGEEVPRPVDPSNVRITALDLSDTVRETRLESDDE, encoded by the coding sequence ATGAGCAAACAACCACGCAAACAGCGAACCGCGACCGCCGAGGCGCCGCTGCACGAGCGCCACAAGCAGGTGCACGCCACGCTCTCGGCCGAGCTCCGTGAGGATCACGGCACGCGCCGGACGCGGATCAACGCGGGCGACACCGTCGAGGTGCTCCGCGGCGACTTCGCGGGCGAGGAGGGCGAGGTCCTCCGCGTCGACCTCAAGGGGAGCGTCGTCCACGTCGAGGGCGTCACCGTCGAGAAGGCAGACGGCGAGGAGGTCCCCCGACCGGTCGATCCGAGCAACGTCCGGATCACGGCGCTCGACCTCTCGGATACGGTTCGCGAGACACGACTGGAGAGTGACGATGAGTAA
- a CDS encoding 30S ribosomal protein S17 yields the protein MAIGLDVKNPPEPENPDTYDYEKCPFYGELPVRGQILEGVVASADMEKTVVVEREYDVPVRKYDRYMKRRSRVPAHVPGVLEPISVGDRVKIAETRPLSKTKSHVVVEVTPAEEAEGSTRFDEVEAADPGVDEESEA from the coding sequence ATGGCGATAGGATTAGACGTAAAGAACCCACCGGAGCCAGAGAATCCGGACACGTACGACTACGAGAAGTGTCCGTTCTACGGCGAGCTCCCCGTCCGAGGCCAGATCCTCGAGGGAGTCGTCGCGAGCGCGGACATGGAGAAGACCGTGGTCGTCGAACGAGAGTACGACGTTCCCGTACGCAAGTACGATCGGTACATGAAACGTCGCTCGCGCGTCCCGGCACACGTGCCGGGCGTGCTCGAGCCCATCTCGGTCGGCGACCGCGTGAAGATAGCAGAGACACGGCCGCTCTCGAAGACGAAGAGCCACGTCGTCGTCGAGGTCACCCCCGCCGAGGAGGCGGAGGGATCGACCCGGTTCGACGAGGTGGAGGCGGCCGACCCCGGTGTCGACGAGGAGAGTGAGGCGTGA
- a CDS encoding 50S ribosomal protein L19e, with product MSDLKAQKRLAADVLGVGKNRVWLDPDAQGEIANAITREEIRDLVDQGSIRAKEEKGNSRGRARERNAKRAYGHLKGPGKRKGKAGARQGRKEDWQSRIRAQRRRLRELRDEGELTPTQYRALYAKAGGGEFRSVRYMETFIEERYGDE from the coding sequence ATGAGTGATCTGAAAGCACAGAAACGACTGGCTGCGGACGTCCTCGGCGTGGGGAAGAACCGCGTGTGGCTCGACCCCGACGCACAGGGCGAGATCGCGAACGCGATCACGAGAGAGGAGATCCGCGACCTGGTCGACCAGGGGTCGATCAGGGCGAAGGAGGAGAAGGGTAACTCCCGCGGACGGGCGCGAGAGCGCAACGCGAAGCGGGCCTACGGCCACCTGAAGGGGCCGGGGAAGCGAAAGGGGAAAGCCGGCGCGCGCCAGGGCCGAAAGGAGGACTGGCAGAGCCGCATCCGGGCCCAGCGCAGGCGGCTGCGCGAGCTCAGAGACGAGGGCGAGCTGACCCCGACGCAGTACAGAGCGCTGTACGCGAAGGCGGGCGGCGGCGAGTTCAGGAGTGTCAGATACATGGAGACGTTCATCGAGGAGCGATACGGAGACGAATAA
- a CDS encoding 50S ribosomal protein L32e, whose amino-acid sequence MAETLEEISGVGESKAEALREAGYESVEDVQAASQAELAEVEGIGNALAARIKADVGGLEIDEEAEAEIEDDAPPEEEVEDEDVETELRPRGHAEKTPDLGDEESRLLTQRAREGKPAFKRQDYHMKKRTPESWRKPRGNLSKQRRRMKSRGPVVEAGFRTPEAVRGKHPSGFDEVLVHTPGEVDGVDGDTEAIRIGSTVGGRKRERIEEAAEEAGIRVLNPTYEEVEVSSDE is encoded by the coding sequence ATGGCGGAGACGCTAGAGGAGATCAGCGGCGTCGGCGAGTCGAAAGCCGAGGCCTTGCGCGAGGCCGGCTACGAGTCCGTCGAGGACGTCCAGGCGGCGAGCCAGGCCGAACTCGCGGAGGTCGAGGGTATCGGCAACGCGCTCGCGGCGCGTATCAAGGCCGACGTCGGCGGCCTCGAGATCGACGAGGAGGCCGAGGCGGAGATCGAAGACGACGCGCCGCCGGAAGAAGAGGTCGAAGACGAGGACGTCGAGACCGAACTGCGTCCCCGCGGACACGCGGAGAAGACGCCCGATCTCGGCGACGAGGAGTCGCGGCTGCTCACCCAGCGGGCACGCGAGGGGAAGCCGGCGTTCAAGCGCCAGGACTACCACATGAAAAAGCGGACGCCCGAGTCGTGGCGCAAACCGCGTGGAAACCTCTCGAAGCAGCGCCGCCGGATGAAGAGCCGCGGGCCCGTCGTCGAGGCGGGCTTCCGGACACCGGAGGCCGTTCGAGGAAAGCACCCGAGCGGCTTCGACGAGGTACTCGTGCACACGCCAGGCGAGGTCGACGGTGTCGACGGCGACACCGAAGCGATCCGTATCGGCTCGACCGTCGGCGGGCGGAAGCGAGAGCGGATCGAAGAGGCCGCCGAGGAGGCGGGGATCCGCGTGCTGAATCCGACCTACGAGGAGGTCGAGGTGAGTTCGGATGAGTGA
- a CDS encoding ribonuclease P protein component 1, which yields MALTPETLPRHELNGLPVRVVDAENADLIGISGIVVIESMKTVHVHSDSNGESRVRQVPKAGSVFEFTLPTDDAALSREGDETAGERDRAGGHARAGRRATRDSEASVTVDGDRLLSRPARRTETTGDSPWR from the coding sequence ATGGCGCTCACACCCGAGACGCTCCCGCGACACGAGCTCAACGGACTGCCCGTACGGGTAGTCGACGCCGAGAACGCCGACCTGATCGGCATCTCGGGGATCGTCGTGATCGAGTCGATGAAGACGGTCCACGTCCACTCCGACTCGAACGGGGAGTCTCGGGTGCGCCAGGTGCCGAAGGCGGGCAGCGTCTTCGAGTTCACGCTACCCACAGATGACGCCGCGCTCTCCCGAGAGGGGGACGAGACCGCGGGGGAACGGGATCGTGCCGGCGGGCACGCTCGCGCCGGTAGGCGCGCTACCCGCGACTCCGAGGCTTCCGTTACGGTCGATGGGGACCGACTGCTCTCACGGCCCGCACGACGCACCGAGACCACAGGTGATTCACCATGGCGATAG
- a CDS encoding 50S ribosomal protein L18, producing MATGPRYKVPMRRRREVRTDYHQRLRLLKSGKARLVARPSNKHIRAQLIATGPQGDETLASAHSADLAEYGWEAPTGNLSAAYLTGLLAGKRAIEAGVEEAVLDIGLHTATPGSKVFAVQEGAIDAGLEVPHNDSVLADWERTRGEHIAAYAESLDEPLYSGEFDATELPAHFDEVREAIMEETH from the coding sequence ATGGCTACAGGACCACGATACAAGGTGCCGATGCGTCGGCGCCGAGAGGTCAGGACGGACTACCACCAGAGGTTGCGCCTGTTGAAATCCGGTAAGGCCAGGCTCGTCGCCCGGCCGTCGAACAAGCACATCAGGGCGCAGCTGATCGCGACCGGCCCACAGGGAGACGAGACGCTCGCGAGCGCACACTCCGCGGACCTCGCGGAGTACGGCTGGGAGGCGCCCACGGGGAACCTCTCGGCGGCGTACCTCACCGGGCTGCTCGCGGGGAAACGCGCGATAGAGGCCGGCGTCGAGGAGGCGGTGCTGGACATCGGCCTGCACACGGCGACGCCCGGCAGCAAGGTGTTCGCGGTGCAGGAGGGCGCGATCGACGCGGGACTCGAGGTCCCGCACAACGACAGCGTGCTCGCTGACTGGGAGCGAACCCGCGGCGAGCATATCGCGGCGTACGCCGAGTCGCTCGACGAGCCGCTCTACTCCGGCGAGTTCGACGCGACGGAGCTGCCCGCGCACTTCGACGAGGTGCGCGAGGCGATCATGGAGGAGACCCACTGA
- the secY gene encoding preprotein translocase subunit SecY codes for MSWKETAEPVLTRMPGVTRPEGHVPFKRKLGWTAGVLVVYFFLTNITLWGLPGTEIGDDLFGQFRTILAGEHGSIMQVGIGPIVTASIVLQLLGGAGLLGLDTNDPRDQVLYQGLQKLLVIVMTALTAFPMVFFGGFLPVGPESAAAYGTSTVQWLMFTQIMIGGILILFMDEIVSKWGVGSGIGLFIIAGVSQALLGGVFAWEGLGDQPGFLAVWIGILLGSREMPSPLTSEGVVALLFTEVQLLAILTTLVIFAIVIYAESVRVEIPLSHARVKGARGRFPVKLIYASVLPIILVRALQMNIQFLGRILDSQWAGMPAALGVYSDGQAVSGFFYYFSPIMGPTEWMWWLGTTTAEPWMIAIRVFVDLTFMIVGSAIFAIFWVETTNMGPEATAQQIQNTGMQIPGFRQNVGVYEKVLARYIPQVTVIGGALVGGLAVMANMLGTIGNVDGTGLLLAVSITYKLYEEIAEEQLMEMHPMMRQMFGR; via the coding sequence ATGAGCTGGAAGGAGACCGCCGAACCGGTCCTCACACGAATGCCCGGTGTCACCCGGCCGGAGGGGCACGTCCCCTTCAAGCGAAAGCTCGGGTGGACCGCCGGGGTGCTGGTCGTATACTTTTTCCTCACTAACATCACCCTCTGGGGGCTGCCCGGCACCGAGATCGGCGACGACCTCTTCGGGCAGTTCCGCACGATCCTCGCTGGCGAACACGGCTCGATCATGCAGGTCGGCATCGGACCGATCGTCACCGCGAGCATCGTGCTCCAGCTGCTGGGCGGGGCCGGTCTCCTCGGGTTAGATACGAACGACCCGCGGGACCAGGTGCTCTATCAGGGACTCCAGAAGCTGCTGGTGATCGTGATGACCGCGCTCACCGCGTTCCCGATGGTGTTTTTCGGCGGCTTCCTTCCAGTGGGTCCCGAATCGGCGGCCGCGTACGGCACCTCGACGGTGCAGTGGCTGATGTTCACCCAGATCATGATCGGCGGGATCCTGATCCTGTTCATGGACGAGATCGTCTCGAAGTGGGGTGTCGGCTCGGGGATCGGGCTGTTCATCATCGCCGGGGTGAGCCAGGCGCTCCTGGGCGGGGTGTTCGCCTGGGAGGGTCTGGGCGATCAGCCGGGCTTCCTCGCGGTGTGGATCGGCATCCTGCTGGGAAGCCGGGAGATGCCCTCGCCGCTGACCTCCGAGGGGGTCGTCGCGCTGTTGTTCACCGAGGTGCAACTGCTCGCGATCCTCACCACGTTGGTGATCTTCGCGATCGTCATCTACGCCGAGTCCGTCCGGGTGGAGATCCCGCTCTCGCACGCTCGGGTGAAGGGTGCGCGGGGTCGGTTCCCGGTGAAGCTGATCTACGCGAGCGTCCTGCCGATCATCCTCGTCCGGGCGCTCCAGATGAACATCCAGTTCCTCGGCCGGATCCTCGACAGCCAGTGGGCGGGGATGCCCGCCGCGCTCGGGGTCTACTCGGACGGGCAGGCGGTCTCCGGTTTCTTCTACTACTTCAGCCCGATCATGGGCCCGACGGAGTGGATGTGGTGGCTCGGGACGACCACCGCCGAACCGTGGATGATCGCGATCCGGGTGTTCGTGGATCTGACGTTCATGATCGTTGGGAGTGCGATCTTCGCGATCTTCTGGGTCGAGACGACGAACATGGGGCCGGAAGCGACCGCCCAGCAGATCCAGAACACGGGGATGCAGATCCCCGGTTTCCGACAGAACGTCGGGGTCTACGAGAAGGTCCTCGCCAGATACATCCCGCAGGTGACCGTCATCGGGGGCGCGCTGGTCGGCGGGCTCGCCGTGATGGCGAACATGCTCGGCACGATCGGGAACGTCGACGGGACGGGCCTGCTGCTGGCAGTGTCGATCACGTACAAGCTCTACGAGGAGATCGCCGAGGAGCAACTCATGGAGATGCACCCGATGATGCGCCAGATGTTCGGCAGATAA
- a CDS encoding 30S ribosomal protein S14 encodes MSESETESAGVEETRETGQERACQRCDRKQGLVGKYDIWLCRQCFREIAREMGFKKYS; translated from the coding sequence ATGAGTGAATCAGAGACCGAATCGGCGGGCGTCGAGGAGACGCGCGAGACGGGCCAGGAGCGTGCCTGCCAGCGCTGTGACCGGAAACAGGGCTTAGTAGGCAAGTACGACATCTGGCTCTGTCGACAGTGTTTCAGAGAGATCGCCCGCGAGATGGGATTCAAGAAGTACAGCTAA
- a CDS encoding uL15m family ribosomal protein gives MTSKKRRQRGSRTHGGGTHKNRRGAGNRGGRGRAGRSKHEFHNYGPLGKHGFKRPEKAKAEVREVRVQKLDEDAALYVAEGLAEETDDGYRFDARDFVDDGHAVDVVKVLGGGQVRNSLEVTADAFTAGAVELIEEAGGSANLSDRARKSQEGEDAEPQSTDTPTPDDG, from the coding sequence ATGACCTCGAAGAAGCGCAGACAGCGCGGCTCGCGTACACACGGCGGCGGCACGCACAAGAACCGCCGCGGTGCCGGAAACCGCGGCGGTCGCGGGCGTGCCGGTCGCTCGAAACACGAGTTCCACAACTACGGCCCGCTCGGGAAACACGGCTTCAAGCGCCCGGAGAAGGCGAAAGCGGAGGTCCGTGAGGTCCGCGTCCAGAAACTCGACGAGGACGCCGCGCTCTACGTCGCCGAGGGCCTCGCCGAGGAGACCGACGACGGCTACCGGTTCGATGCCCGGGACTTCGTCGACGACGGCCACGCGGTCGACGTCGTGAAGGTCCTCGGCGGCGGACAGGTCAGAAACAGTTTGGAAGTCACCGCCGACGCGTTCACGGCGGGCGCAGTCGAACTGATCGAAGAGGCCGGTGGCTCGGCGAACCTCTCCGATAGAGCTAGGAAATCGCAAGAGGGCGAAGACGCCGAACCACAAAGTACTGATACCCCCACACCCGACGACGGGTAA
- a CDS encoding 50S ribosomal protein L14: protein MEALKADVTRGLAKGSLLNCVDNTGARELKLISVAGYHGTKNRHPKAGVGDKITVSVTKGTPEMRRQVVEAVIIRQRKPIRRPDGTRVKFEDNAAVVIDDVGDPRGTEIKGPIAREVAERFGPIASTATMIV from the coding sequence ATGGAGGCGCTGAAAGCCGACGTCACCCGCGGGCTCGCGAAGGGCTCGCTGCTCAACTGCGTCGACAACACCGGTGCCCGCGAGCTGAAGCTGATCAGCGTCGCCGGCTACCACGGGACGAAGAACCGGCACCCGAAGGCGGGCGTCGGCGACAAGATCACCGTCTCGGTCACCAAGGGGACGCCCGAGATGCGCCGCCAGGTGGTCGAGGCGGTGATCATCCGCCAACGCAAGCCGATCCGGCGGCCGGACGGCACCCGCGTGAAGTTCGAGGACAACGCCGCGGTCGTCATCGACGACGTCGGCGATCCCCGAGGAACGGAGATCAAGGGACCGATCGCGCGCGAGGTCGCCGAACGGTTCGGACCGATCGCGAGCACCGCGACGATGATCGTCTAG
- a CDS encoding 50S ribosomal protein L6 — translation MTRIELEIPDEVDVSVDHLDVTVSGPEGEVTRRLWYPDVRVTVDDEHVVIESDTENAKTNATVGTFESHLENAFHGVTEGWEYKMEVVYSHFPMQVNVEGEDVVIENFLGERASRRTTIHGDTVVQVDGDDLVLSGPNKEHVGQTAADIEQLTRINDKDTRVFQDGVYITQKPKTEAV, via the coding sequence ATGACACGAATTGAACTCGAGATCCCGGACGAGGTCGACGTGAGCGTCGACCACCTCGACGTGACCGTCTCGGGGCCGGAGGGTGAGGTCACTCGCCGGCTCTGGTACCCCGACGTGAGGGTGACGGTCGACGACGAACACGTCGTCATCGAGAGCGACACGGAGAACGCGAAGACGAACGCGACGGTCGGTACGTTCGAGAGCCACCTCGAGAACGCCTTCCACGGCGTCACCGAGGGCTGGGAGTACAAGATGGAGGTCGTCTACTCGCACTTCCCGATGCAGGTGAACGTGGAGGGCGAGGACGTCGTCATCGAGAACTTCCTCGGCGAGCGTGCCTCCCGGCGGACGACGATCCACGGCGATACCGTGGTGCAGGTCGACGGCGACGACCTCGTCCTCTCGGGGCCGAACAAGGAGCACGTCGGCCAGACGGCCGCCGACATCGAACAGCTCACCCGGATAAACGACAAGGACACGCGCGTCTTCCAGGACGGCGTCTACATCACGCAGAAACCGAAGACGGAGGCGGTCTGA
- the rpmD gene encoding 50S ribosomal protein L30, giving the protein MQAVVQLRGEVNMSQSVRDTLGMLNLHRVNHCTLVPETDTYRGMVAKVNDFVAIGQPSQEAVEQLVRRRGEPEEGSAEIDDEWIAENTTYDDVSALAAALVDEETTLRDEGLSPVFRLHPPRGGHKGIKHPRTDGGQLGKHTTEEIDELLEAMR; this is encoded by the coding sequence ATGCAGGCGGTCGTCCAGCTTCGCGGCGAGGTGAACATGTCCCAGAGCGTCCGCGACACGCTCGGGATGCTCAACCTCCACCGCGTGAACCACTGCACGCTCGTCCCCGAGACCGACACGTACCGTGGGATGGTCGCGAAGGTCAACGACTTCGTCGCCATCGGCCAGCCGAGTCAGGAGGCCGTCGAACAGCTCGTCCGGCGGCGCGGCGAGCCGGAGGAGGGAAGTGCGGAGATCGACGACGAGTGGATCGCGGAAAACACGACCTACGACGACGTCTCAGCGCTCGCGGCCGCTCTGGTCGACGAGGAGACGACGCTCAGAGACGAGGGTCTCTCGCCGGTGTTCCGGCTCCACCCGCCACGCGGCGGGCACAAGGGGATCAAACACCCCCGGACCGACGGCGGCCAGCTCGGCAAGCACACGACAGAGGAGATCGACGAGCTCCTGGAGGCGATGCGATGA
- a CDS encoding 30S ribosomal protein S4e encodes MSNHQKRLSVPKSWPVERKTATYTVKATAGPHGEAGVPLLILLRDVLGYVDSKREATYAVNQGTVLVNGEPIRDVRRPIGMFDILGFTERGEYYRVFPDEGGRLALTPIPEDDADGKLGKIVDKRTVKGGATQLQLHDGRTLRLEDEGREYATGDSIVIGFEDDAVLAHFEYEEGALVTAVQGQHAGVIGRVESIDVIRSSAPNTVSVESEDGGFETVEEYVVVIDENFTDDGGEAE; translated from the coding sequence ATGAGTAACCACCAGAAACGACTCTCGGTACCGAAATCGTGGCCGGTCGAGCGGAAGACCGCGACGTACACGGTGAAGGCGACGGCGGGCCCCCACGGCGAGGCGGGCGTCCCGCTCCTGATCCTGCTCCGTGACGTCCTCGGCTACGTCGATTCGAAACGCGAGGCAACGTACGCCGTCAACCAGGGTACGGTACTGGTCAACGGCGAGCCGATCCGCGACGTCAGACGCCCGATCGGGATGTTCGACATCCTCGGGTTCACCGAGCGCGGCGAGTACTACCGGGTGTTCCCCGACGAGGGCGGTCGGCTCGCGCTGACGCCGATCCCCGAGGACGACGCCGACGGCAAACTCGGGAAGATCGTCGACAAGCGAACCGTCAAGGGCGGGGCGACCCAGCTCCAGCTGCACGACGGCCGCACGCTCAGGCTCGAGGACGAGGGACGCGAGTACGCAACGGGCGACTCGATCGTCATCGGCTTCGAGGACGACGCCGTTCTCGCACACTTCGAGTACGAGGAGGGCGCGCTGGTCACCGCGGTGCAGGGCCAGCACGCCGGCGTGATCGGACGAGTGGAGTCGATCGACGTGATCCGCTCGTCGGCGCCGAACACGGTGTCGGTCGAGAGCGAGGACGGCGGCTTCGAGACGGTAGAGGAGTACGTCGTCGTGATCGACGAGAACTTCACGGACGACGGAGGTGAGGCCGAATGA
- the rpmC gene encoding 50S ribosomal protein L29 yields the protein MAILYTEEIRDMTAAERAAELEELETELLNMKAVQAAGGAPENPGRIGELKRTIARIKTIQREEEDDE from the coding sequence ATGGCGATCCTCTACACCGAGGAGATCCGCGACATGACCGCCGCCGAGCGCGCGGCCGAACTCGAGGAGCTCGAGACCGAGCTGCTCAACATGAAGGCGGTGCAGGCCGCCGGCGGCGCGCCGGAGAACCCCGGCCGGATCGGCGAACTGAAGCGGACGATCGCCCGGATCAAGACGATCCAGCGAGAGGAAGAGGACGACGAATAA